A window from Pseudomonas moraviensis encodes these proteins:
- a CDS encoding GumC family protein codes for MDNSPSTYLERPLQSHSQTQAADESDTLDLLHLWRVIWSAKWNIAWLVLLSCALAVAALSFITPQYVGSATLLIKDKTPPVMSFQQAAEAGGATTTDYLQTQQALLQSRELAERAVRKLGLTTNPITDPRQQAQSWFTPRQWLADLNRDQWLPWLDLLPPPKPPATEEQVFNDVTQNLMLHTSVKFVGKSQLLEIDVELPDPALAAAVANALAQGFIDSQQDTSLKSSQNNTSWMNTRLVELRDNLRVAENKLQGYREEQGLVDVDGVATISANELQMTGNRMIDARRDRAEAESQFRQAQSLSNGDISRLSSVPAVLSNPLIQQFQADLAKAQAKVEELSGRYGPKHPTLISARSEQRTAANSLRLQVQQVVAGIERQYQLAVASEDALRKSFNSNKAQIQDISRKEFQLREFQREVDSTRALYETFVTRLKETAATSDMDSAKARIVDPAIAPLEASKPRKNLILAIVALVAAVVGVALAFLFDTLSNTFKTDDTVESLLNVPLLSVVPLVMKKSRRQLARLFEDNDHPRFCETIRNLRTWLMLQNNERPAQVVLVTSSVSGEGKSTIANNLASSLAPLERVLLIDADMRQPTLSLNFDFPPESPGLANLMAGTARLEDCIRSVGNLDMLPAGCLAPSMLDPFDAPRLKASSSSSNAVAPAQDLLSSPRLGRLLHILKSRYRHIIIDSPPAEIVSDALLLAQHSDAVIYVVKAQSTPVGQVRKSIAVLQQSQAPVFGVVLNQVDLRKARKYGHGHSRSFYDYDFAPR; via the coding sequence ATGGACAACAGCCCAAGCACCTACCTCGAACGTCCGCTTCAGAGCCACTCGCAAACGCAAGCGGCCGATGAATCGGACACCCTTGATCTGCTGCACCTGTGGCGCGTGATCTGGTCAGCGAAGTGGAACATCGCCTGGCTGGTGCTGCTCAGTTGCGCGCTGGCCGTGGCGGCGCTGTCGTTCATCACGCCGCAGTACGTCGGCAGTGCGACGTTGCTGATCAAGGACAAGACGCCGCCCGTCATGAGTTTTCAGCAAGCCGCTGAAGCCGGAGGCGCCACCACCACCGATTACCTGCAGACCCAGCAAGCCCTGCTGCAATCGCGGGAACTGGCCGAGCGCGCCGTGCGCAAACTCGGCCTGACTACGAATCCGATCACCGATCCGCGCCAGCAGGCGCAGAGCTGGTTCACCCCGCGCCAATGGCTGGCCGATCTCAACCGCGACCAATGGCTGCCATGGCTGGATCTGCTGCCGCCACCGAAGCCGCCAGCAACGGAAGAACAGGTATTCAACGACGTCACGCAAAACCTGATGCTGCACACCAGCGTCAAGTTTGTCGGCAAGAGCCAGTTGCTGGAAATCGACGTCGAACTGCCCGACCCGGCCCTCGCTGCGGCGGTGGCCAATGCCCTTGCCCAAGGCTTCATCGACAGCCAGCAGGACACCAGCCTCAAGTCTTCGCAAAACAACACCAGCTGGATGAACACCCGCCTGGTCGAGTTGCGCGACAACCTGCGCGTAGCCGAAAACAAGTTGCAGGGGTATCGCGAAGAACAGGGTCTGGTCGATGTCGACGGTGTCGCGACGATCAGTGCCAACGAACTGCAAATGACCGGCAACCGCATGATCGATGCACGCCGCGATCGCGCCGAAGCGGAGAGCCAGTTCCGTCAGGCGCAGTCCTTGAGCAACGGCGACATCAGTCGCTTGTCGAGTGTGCCGGCGGTGCTGAGCAACCCGCTGATTCAGCAGTTCCAGGCCGACCTGGCCAAGGCCCAGGCCAAGGTCGAGGAGTTGTCGGGCCGCTACGGGCCCAAGCACCCGACACTGATATCCGCCCGTTCCGAACAACGCACGGCGGCCAACAGCCTGCGTCTGCAGGTGCAGCAAGTGGTCGCCGGCATCGAACGCCAATATCAACTGGCGGTGGCCAGCGAGGACGCGTTGCGCAAATCCTTCAACAGCAACAAGGCGCAGATTCAGGACATTTCGCGCAAGGAATTCCAGCTGCGCGAATTCCAGCGTGAAGTCGACAGCACCCGCGCGCTGTATGAAACCTTCGTCACTCGTCTCAAGGAAACCGCCGCCACCTCGGATATGGATTCGGCCAAGGCGCGCATCGTCGACCCGGCGATCGCGCCGCTGGAAGCCAGCAAACCGCGCAAGAACCTGATTCTTGCGATCGTTGCGCTGGTGGCTGCGGTGGTTGGCGTCGCCCTCGCCTTCCTCTTCGATACGCTGAGCAACACCTTCAAGACCGACGACACCGTCGAGAGCCTGCTCAATGTGCCGTTGCTCAGCGTGGTGCCGCTGGTGATGAAGAAGAGCCGTCGACAATTGGCGCGGCTGTTCGAAGACAACGATCACCCGCGCTTCTGCGAAACCATCCGCAACCTGCGCACCTGGCTGATGCTGCAAAACAACGAGCGCCCGGCGCAGGTGGTGCTGGTCACGTCCTCGGTGTCCGGCGAAGGCAAGAGCACCATCGCCAACAACCTCGCTTCGTCGCTGGCGCCGCTGGAACGGGTGCTGCTGATCGATGCCGACATGCGGCAGCCGACGCTGTCGCTGAACTTCGATTTCCCGCCAGAGAGCCCCGGCCTCGCCAACCTCATGGCCGGCACCGCGCGGCTGGAAGACTGCATTCGCAGCGTCGGCAATCTCGACATGCTTCCGGCCGGCTGCCTGGCACCGTCGATGCTGGATCCGTTCGACGCACCACGACTGAAAGCCTCGAGCAGTTCGAGCAACGCCGTGGCCCCCGCGCAGGATTTGCTCAGTTCGCCACGCCTCGGCCGGTTGTTGCACATTCTCAAGTCGCGCTACCGGCACATCATCATCGATTCGCCGCCAGCGGAAATCGTCAGCGACGCGCTGTTGCTGGCGCAGCATTCCGACGCGGTGATCTACGTGGTCAAGGCGCAGAGCACGCCGGTCGGCCAGGTGCGCAAAAGCATTGCCGTGTTGCAGCAGAGCCAGGCGCCCGTATTCGGCGTGGTGCTCAATCAGGTCGATCTGCGCAAGGCGCGCAAGTACGGCCATGGCCATTCCCGTTCCTTCTACGACTACGACTTCGCCCCGCGCTGA
- a CDS encoding undecaprenyl-phosphate glucose phosphotransferase, whose product MTSQYSAQMAQRRGLTFWGQWLCAMTLVNLLLMVLVHWRIGALPSEYRLLIILTVLGSMPVYSLVQVYHKRHGLLVGLGRLLAGWLILLGLLMSIAFVTQTSALFSRQVVIVWAVVGFLAQAATFLPLHLFVRMYTKMICNERRAVIIGTCPTAHELARKLLDPDRALLLGFVAAKADSGPAPSILPLLGEVEDIREIITRLQARRVYIVLPMAEAATIEAFYINLLDMNVDVVWIPDLGSMVLLNHSISEIERMPAIYLNESLLTSHPGSLFCKDLFERSVAAVALILLSPLLLGVAIAVKLTSPGPVLFKQNRHGCDGEVIRVWKFRSMRVHDDQQVRQATRDDDRVTPLGRFLRRSSIDELPQLFNVLFGHMALVGPRPHAVTHNIYYTGKVRAYMARHRLKPGITGLAQITGHRGETETVEKMQRRVAQDLNYINQWSLWLDIKILLKTPFTLFSKNIY is encoded by the coding sequence ATGACCTCGCAATATTCCGCGCAAATGGCACAGCGTCGCGGCCTCACTTTCTGGGGGCAATGGTTGTGCGCAATGACCCTGGTGAACCTGTTGCTGATGGTGCTGGTGCACTGGCGCATCGGCGCCTTGCCCAGTGAATACCGGCTGCTGATCATCCTCACCGTGCTCGGCTCGATGCCGGTCTACAGCCTCGTCCAGGTCTATCACAAACGTCATGGCCTGCTGGTCGGGCTCGGACGCTTGCTCGCCGGCTGGCTGATTCTGCTCGGGCTGCTGATGAGCATCGCCTTCGTCACCCAGACCAGCGCGTTGTTTTCCCGGCAGGTGGTGATTGTCTGGGCGGTGGTGGGTTTTCTTGCTCAGGCGGCGACGTTTCTGCCGCTGCATCTGTTCGTGCGCATGTACACCAAGATGATCTGCAACGAGCGCCGCGCGGTGATCATCGGCACCTGCCCGACCGCCCATGAGCTGGCGCGCAAACTCCTCGACCCGGATCGCGCGCTGCTGCTCGGTTTCGTCGCGGCGAAAGCCGACAGCGGCCCGGCGCCAAGCATTCTGCCGCTGCTCGGCGAGGTCGAAGACATCCGCGAGATCATCACCCGCTTGCAGGCGCGGCGGGTGTACATCGTGCTGCCGATGGCCGAGGCGGCGACCATCGAAGCGTTTTACATCAACCTGCTCGACATGAACGTCGACGTGGTGTGGATTCCGGATCTGGGCAGCATGGTGTTGCTCAATCATTCGATCTCCGAGATCGAGCGGATGCCGGCGATCTACCTCAACGAAAGCCTGCTCACCTCGCACCCCGGCAGCCTGTTCTGCAAGGACCTGTTCGAACGCAGCGTCGCAGCGGTGGCGCTGATTCTGCTCAGCCCGCTGCTGCTCGGCGTGGCCATCGCGGTCAAGCTGACGTCGCCGGGGCCCGTGCTGTTCAAGCAGAACCGCCATGGCTGCGACGGCGAAGTGATCCGCGTGTGGAAGTTTCGCTCGATGCGCGTGCACGACGATCAACAAGTGCGTCAGGCCACCCGCGACGATGACCGCGTCACGCCGCTGGGACGCTTTCTGCGGCGCAGCTCCATCGACGAACTGCCGCAACTGTTCAACGTGCTGTTCGGGCACATGGCGCTGGTCGGGCCGCGCCCGCACGCCGTCACCCACAACATCTATTACACCGGCAAGGTGCGCGCCTACATGGCGCGGCATCGGCTCAAGCCTGGCATCACCGGTCTGGCGCAGATCACCGGGCACCGCGGCGAAACCGAGACCGTGGAGAAGATGCAGCGCCGGGTCGCCCAGGACCTCAATTACATCAATCAATGGTCGCTGTGGCTGGACATCAAGATCCTGCTGAAGACGCCCTTCACCCTGTTCTCGAAAAACATCTACTGA
- a CDS encoding UDP-glucose dehydrogenase family protein: protein MNVSVFGIGYVGLVQGAALAEVGHNVLCVDVDAAKVQALNDGSLPIYEPGLKSLVRENHHSGRLQFGNDLAAAVKHGDVLLIAVGTPPDEDGSADLKHVLSVARTIGEHLRGEQIIVDKSTVPVGTADRVRECINAILGESGRAALTFDVVSNPEFLKEGCAVDDCMRPDRIIIGTDSPRAEAVMRELYEPFNRNREKIIVMDVRSAELTKYAANCMLATKISFMNEMAGLAEKLGADIEMVRHGIGSDPRIGYQFIYPGIGYGGSCFPKDVRALIHAAHGVDIDARLLRAVESRNNEQKSTLFHKIADHFNGALEGKTFALWGLSFKPNTDDMREAPSRVLMEALWRAGASVQAFDPKAMEQAQQLYGPRDDLTLAGTKEAALKNADALVIVTEWQSFRAPDFELLARQLKNPLIFDGRNLFDPQRLSARGFTYISMGRPTCAAEAQDLAS, encoded by the coding sequence ATGAATGTGAGTGTATTCGGTATCGGTTATGTCGGACTGGTCCAGGGCGCCGCGCTGGCCGAGGTCGGCCACAACGTGCTGTGTGTGGATGTCGACGCGGCCAAGGTGCAGGCCTTGAACGACGGCAGCCTGCCCATTTACGAACCGGGGCTGAAAAGCCTGGTGCGGGAAAACCATCACAGCGGTCGCCTGCAATTCGGCAATGATCTGGCCGCTGCGGTAAAGCACGGCGACGTGTTGTTGATCGCCGTTGGTACCCCACCGGACGAGGACGGTTCGGCGGATCTCAAACATGTGCTGAGCGTCGCCCGTACCATCGGCGAGCACCTGCGCGGCGAGCAGATCATCGTCGACAAATCCACGGTCCCGGTGGGTACGGCGGATCGGGTGCGCGAGTGCATCAACGCCATCCTCGGCGAAAGCGGACGCGCTGCACTGACCTTCGATGTGGTGTCCAACCCGGAATTCCTCAAGGAAGGCTGCGCGGTCGACGACTGCATGCGCCCGGACCGAATCATCATCGGCACCGACAGCCCCCGCGCCGAAGCGGTGATGCGCGAGCTGTACGAACCGTTCAATCGCAACCGCGAAAAAATCATCGTCATGGACGTGCGCAGCGCCGAGCTGACCAAGTACGCCGCCAACTGCATGCTGGCGACCAAGATCAGCTTCATGAACGAGATGGCCGGGCTTGCCGAAAAGCTTGGCGCCGACATCGAAATGGTCCGCCACGGCATCGGTTCGGATCCGCGCATCGGCTACCAGTTCATCTATCCCGGCATCGGTTACGGCGGTTCGTGTTTTCCCAAGGATGTGCGTGCGCTGATCCATGCCGCCCACGGCGTCGACATCGATGCGCGCCTGCTCAGGGCGGTGGAGTCGCGCAACAATGAGCAGAAAAGCACGCTGTTCCACAAGATTGCCGATCACTTCAACGGTGCCCTTGAAGGCAAAACCTTTGCCCTCTGGGGCCTGAGTTTCAAGCCCAACACCGACGACATGCGCGAAGCCCCCAGCCGCGTGTTGATGGAGGCCTTGTGGCGTGCTGGCGCCAGCGTGCAGGCGTTCGACCCGAAAGCCATGGAGCAGGCGCAGCAGCTTTACGGCCCGCGGGACGACCTGACCCTGGCCGGCACCAAAGAGGCGGCGCTGAAAAATGCCGACGCGCTGGTGATCGTCACCGAGTGGCAATCGTTTCGCGCGCCGGACTTCGAATTGCTCGCCCGCCAGCTGAAAAACCCGCTGATCTTCGATGGCCGCAACCTGTTCGATCCGCAACGCCTCAGCGCGCGCGGCTTCACCTACATCAGCATGGGCCGGCCGACCTGCGCCGCCGAAGCACAGGATCTCGCGTCATGA
- a CDS encoding WecB/TagA/CpsF family glycosyltransferase, producing MIRLELLDRYSPALLESNRAFSFLNFASIGSFIRQPPPSLAYFCDGMLMSGFMSRITGRAVERVSFDFTSIADPVLRESEQRGKRVYVVGARQAELDRFVEKLGTQYPRLQLVGAHNGYFDAEQGAALQADIRRQRTNLLLVGLGAGLQERFVLDALRGGFSGVAFTCGGFIRQEANASERYYPDAINRLHLRAFYRMYREPHTIKRYLLDYPSNALRLTELILRQQVAINVTAP from the coding sequence ATGATCCGCCTGGAATTGCTGGATCGTTATTCGCCGGCGCTGCTGGAATCGAACCGGGCGTTCTCCTTTCTCAACTTCGCCTCGATCGGCAGTTTCATCCGCCAACCGCCGCCGTCGCTGGCGTATTTCTGCGACGGCATGCTGATGTCCGGGTTCATGTCGCGCATTACCGGGCGCGCGGTGGAGCGGGTCAGTTTCGATTTCACCTCGATTGCCGATCCGGTGTTGCGCGAGTCCGAGCAACGCGGCAAACGCGTCTACGTAGTCGGCGCGCGGCAGGCGGAGCTTGATCGTTTCGTGGAGAAGCTCGGCACGCAGTACCCGCGCCTGCAGCTGGTTGGCGCGCACAACGGTTACTTCGACGCCGAGCAAGGCGCGGCGCTGCAGGCTGACATCCGTCGGCAGCGGACCAACCTGCTGCTGGTCGGCCTCGGCGCCGGGCTGCAGGAGCGCTTTGTCCTCGATGCGTTGCGCGGTGGCTTCAGCGGCGTGGCATTCACCTGCGGCGGTTTCATTCGTCAGGAGGCGAATGCCAGCGAGCGCTACTACCCCGACGCCATCAACCGCCTGCACCTGCGCGCCTTCTACCGCATGTACCGCGAGCCGCACACGATCAAGCGTTACCTGCTCGACTACCCGAGCAATGCCCTGCGCCTGACCGAACTGATTCTGCGCCAGCAAGTGGCGATCAATGTCACCGCCCCATGA
- a CDS encoding glycosyltransferase: MHILFTLKDYQTGGGVECVQQRLAEQFLADGRRVSFFVMNGDSPNVDGAPSLAGGGGGLVGWLKSIVLLRRLILREGVTHLIGAKEQANLCTWFATLGSPCQVIYTRHAALDCAEQNTGRASLRLLYALYLCGSGKVVAVSQGLRQSLAGLMPWGQPRIRYCPNAVISEQLLHAAQAPLPGGVPHHYWLGIGRLVETKGFDLLLEAYALAAQQRTLPYLVIAGDGPLRAELEAQAQRLGIERLVHFTGHLRNPYPLIRHAQVLVLSSLHEGLPTVLVEALALGTAVISSDCGSGPRELLDDGRLGRLVKVNDVPALAEALLDSLASREPATPARRSVSEAIQPYTSQYAAQAYYQVWNR, from the coding sequence ATGCATATTCTGTTCACGCTCAAGGATTACCAGACTGGCGGCGGCGTCGAGTGCGTGCAGCAACGCCTCGCCGAGCAGTTCCTGGCGGACGGCCGGCGGGTGAGTTTTTTCGTCATGAACGGCGACTCGCCCAACGTCGACGGCGCGCCAAGCCTTGCCGGTGGTGGCGGCGGCCTCGTTGGCTGGCTGAAATCGATCGTGCTGCTGCGCCGCTTGATTCTTCGCGAAGGCGTGACGCATCTGATCGGCGCCAAGGAGCAGGCCAATCTCTGCACCTGGTTCGCCACCTTGGGCAGTCCGTGCCAAGTCATCTACACCCGCCACGCTGCACTGGATTGCGCCGAGCAGAACACCGGGCGCGCCAGCCTGCGCCTGTTGTACGCGCTGTATCTGTGCGGCAGCGGCAAGGTGGTCGCGGTGTCCCAAGGTTTGCGCCAGTCGCTTGCCGGGTTGATGCCCTGGGGCCAGCCGCGCATCCGTTATTGCCCGAACGCGGTGATCAGCGAGCAACTGTTGCATGCGGCACAAGCGCCGTTGCCCGGTGGTGTGCCCCATCATTACTGGCTGGGGATCGGCCGACTGGTGGAAACCAAGGGCTTCGATCTGTTGCTCGAAGCCTATGCGCTGGCAGCGCAACAGCGCACGCTGCCCTATCTGGTGATTGCCGGCGACGGCCCGTTGCGCGCGGAGCTCGAAGCGCAGGCGCAACGACTGGGCATCGAACGTCTGGTGCATTTCACCGGGCATCTGCGCAATCCCTATCCGCTGATTCGCCATGCGCAGGTGTTGGTGCTCAGCTCATTGCACGAAGGTTTGCCGACGGTGCTGGTCGAGGCGCTGGCGCTGGGCACGGCGGTGATTTCCAGCGATTGCGGCAGCGGGCCGCGGGAGTTGCTCGACGACGGACGCCTCGGGCGCTTGGTCAAGGTCAACGATGTGCCGGCCCTGGCCGAGGCGCTGCTCGACAGTCTGGCCAGCCGCGAACCCGCGACACCGGCCCGACGCTCGGTCAGCGAAGCGATCCAGCCCTATACCAGCCAGTACGCCGCTCAGGCTTATTACCAGGTGTGGAACCGATGA
- a CDS encoding glycosyltransferase: MKKLLIILQDLGAGGAEKMMVRLAGALVEAGNEVTLLMLTGAGINQPALDPRVRQVLLDSPRSAAAVPALTRFLRSNQYDAQLAALTHVNVVAIAAAVLSGTLARLHVSERNAFSRDKHVNPALSVKLAYWLAPWLYRLIPNPVICVSQGVAEDLVDTTIARPRDVTTADNPVLDNDFREKPAAAPSHPWLKDKTTPVIVAVGRLAQQKGFDSLIDAFARLPRGDARLIIFGEGALRGELLAQATALGVAQRCDLPGYASDPIAEIARADCFVLSSRFEGSPNALVEALSTGTPVVATRCPYGPQEILADGAVAPLVEVDDPNALAAAISAQMSAPRALHRQRRIDAASRFVSARAVQTYLKALLGRR, encoded by the coding sequence ATGAAAAAACTGCTGATCATCCTCCAGGACCTCGGCGCCGGCGGCGCTGAAAAAATGATGGTGCGCCTCGCCGGTGCCTTGGTTGAAGCCGGCAACGAAGTCACGTTGCTGATGCTCACCGGTGCCGGCATCAATCAACCGGCGCTCGACCCACGGGTCAGGCAAGTGCTGCTCGACAGTCCGCGCAGCGCAGCGGCGGTGCCGGCGCTGACGCGTTTTTTGCGCAGCAATCAATACGACGCGCAACTGGCCGCCCTCACCCACGTCAACGTCGTGGCGATTGCCGCGGCTGTGCTGTCCGGGACTTTGGCGCGGCTGCATGTCAGCGAGCGCAATGCATTCTCGCGGGACAAGCACGTCAACCCGGCCCTGTCGGTGAAGCTCGCCTACTGGCTGGCGCCGTGGCTATACCGGCTGATTCCCAACCCGGTGATCTGCGTGTCGCAAGGCGTTGCCGAAGATCTGGTCGACACCACCATCGCCCGTCCGCGCGATGTGACCACCGCCGACAACCCGGTGCTCGACAACGATTTTCGCGAAAAACCTGCCGCCGCGCCCAGCCATCCCTGGCTCAAGGACAAAACCACCCCGGTGATCGTCGCCGTGGGTCGGCTGGCGCAGCAAAAAGGGTTCGACTCCCTGATCGACGCCTTCGCCCGCCTGCCGCGAGGCGATGCGCGGCTGATCATCTTCGGCGAAGGCGCCCTGCGCGGCGAACTGCTGGCCCAAGCGACAGCGCTCGGCGTTGCACAGCGTTGCGATCTGCCGGGTTACGCCAGTGATCCAATCGCCGAGATCGCTCGGGCAGATTGCTTTGTCTTGTCGTCGCGTTTCGAGGGCAGCCCCAATGCCTTGGTCGAAGCCTTGTCGACCGGCACGCCGGTAGTGGCGACGCGCTGCCCGTATGGCCCGCAGGAAATTCTCGCCGACGGCGCCGTCGCGCCCTTGGTCGAGGTCGACGACCCGAACGCTCTCGCCGCCGCGATCAGCGCACAAATGTCCGCGCCGCGCGCCCTGCATCGCCAGCGTCGCATCGATGCTGCCTCGCGTTTTGTCAGCGCTCGCGCGGTGCAGACCTACCTCAAGGCGTTACTCGGGAGGCGCTGA
- a CDS encoding O-antigen ligase family protein — protein sequence MNRLQVRYSTLADAFTLFGVLFYTQVIGFFLRLGNVSTLDDAQQDLEGNLANQVCGLLTLLVPLFFFIRHKVFLSKSFYRQNLFLLVFLGCVAASISWSSEPMLSFKRFVALLSVVFFAGFIAWRYSIERIAFLFGCVIGAAALVGLIFAVIRPDIAFISGGIRDGAFRGVFAEKNAGARLNAIAILLLLPMIRQRNPLAILYGLFALIAIGLAQSATAIALIVAGTASYAYFITLIRLRINRSLLAFTAATLVFFLLCGVLYANYAMLLELVGRDPSLTDRTLIWELLQPLIDAQFLKGYGFGAFWASADADAFITRWGYIGNAHSGYVETLLNGGLIQLIALLLMFAQTLSKRYRAITADQSARYQACALVIIGLFVVTNYVAYVIPNYRSGEFLIFCVLSLTFRHHLVARTQPLPVASARPIRTTFREQRPC from the coding sequence ATGAACCGCCTGCAAGTGCGTTATTCGACGCTGGCCGACGCCTTCACCTTGTTTGGCGTGCTGTTCTATACGCAAGTGATCGGCTTCTTTCTGCGCCTGGGCAATGTCAGCACGCTGGACGATGCGCAGCAGGATCTGGAAGGCAATCTGGCCAATCAGGTCTGCGGCTTGCTGACCTTGCTGGTGCCGCTGTTCTTTTTCATCCGCCACAAGGTTTTTCTCAGCAAGAGCTTCTACCGGCAGAACCTGTTTTTGCTGGTGTTCCTCGGCTGCGTGGCGGCGTCGATCAGTTGGTCGAGCGAGCCGATGCTCAGCTTCAAGCGTTTCGTCGCGCTGCTCAGCGTAGTGTTCTTCGCCGGTTTCATCGCCTGGCGCTACAGCATCGAGCGGATCGCTTTTCTGTTCGGTTGCGTGATCGGTGCGGCGGCGCTGGTCGGGTTGATCTTCGCCGTGATTCGCCCGGACATCGCCTTCATTTCCGGTGGCATCCGTGACGGTGCCTTTCGCGGCGTGTTCGCGGAAAAGAACGCTGGCGCACGCCTGAACGCGATTGCGATCCTGTTGCTGCTGCCGATGATCCGCCAACGCAACCCGCTGGCAATCCTCTACGGGCTGTTCGCGCTCATCGCCATTGGCCTGGCGCAGTCGGCCACGGCGATTGCGCTGATCGTCGCCGGCACCGCCAGTTACGCCTACTTCATCACGCTGATCCGCTTGCGCATCAACCGCTCCCTGCTGGCCTTCACCGCCGCGACGCTGGTGTTCTTCCTCTTGTGTGGGGTGCTTTACGCCAACTACGCCATGCTGCTGGAACTGGTCGGCCGCGACCCGTCACTCACTGACCGCACGTTGATCTGGGAGCTGTTGCAGCCGCTGATCGATGCGCAATTTCTCAAGGGCTACGGCTTCGGCGCGTTCTGGGCCAGCGCAGATGCCGATGCGTTCATTACCCGCTGGGGCTACATCGGCAATGCCCACAGCGGCTACGTCGAAACCCTGCTCAACGGCGGCCTGATTCAGCTGATTGCTCTGCTGCTGATGTTTGCCCAGACGCTGAGCAAGCGTTATCGGGCGATCACGGCGGATCAGTCGGCGCGCTATCAGGCCTGTGCGCTGGTGATCATCGGCCTGTTTGTGGTCACCAATTACGTCGCCTATGTGATCCCCAACTATCGCTCGGGCGAGTTCCTGATTTTCTGCGTGCTCAGCCTGACCTTCCGCCACCACCTCGTCGCCCGTACGCAGCCGCTGCCAGTCGCCAGCGCTCGGCCGATACGCACCACTTTCAGGGAGCAACGCCCATGCTGA
- a CDS encoding glycosyltransferase family 2 protein — MLNDPSAVTVCVVIPLYNAAASIQRTLDSVSAQTRLPDKVIVVDDGSSDAGPEIVKQYAAPFPIVLLQQPNQGPASARNRGVFSAEETFIAFLDADDRWHPEKLQKQLTLHAELRQQGRKVGLIDCFQMSEFSDGKRQLEDRCKHGDHFADFMRENIINGTSGVLALREIIVAIGGFDQSLRFAEDRLLWTRIAEISEIHSVPQILHWRAVNAANITAQPHKYYPHKLRFIQLYLARYGTRLNKQQRIYFVLANHAEFLNAFSRRGDHPRVIEVFRQMLGHSWQTLFFSQGKPTLRYLYACLKSLGNSR; from the coding sequence ATGCTGAATGATCCCTCGGCCGTCACCGTGTGCGTGGTGATTCCGCTGTACAACGCCGCCGCCAGCATCCAACGCACGCTGGATTCGGTGAGTGCACAAACCCGCCTGCCGGACAAAGTCATCGTCGTCGATGACGGTTCCAGCGATGCCGGGCCAGAGATCGTCAAGCAGTACGCCGCGCCCTTTCCCATCGTGCTGTTGCAGCAGCCCAACCAAGGCCCGGCCAGTGCGCGCAATCGCGGCGTGTTCAGTGCCGAGGAAACCTTCATCGCCTTCCTCGATGCCGATGACCGCTGGCATCCCGAGAAACTGCAAAAACAACTGACCCTGCACGCCGAACTGCGCCAACAGGGGCGCAAGGTCGGTCTGATCGATTGTTTTCAGATGAGCGAATTCAGTGACGGCAAACGCCAGTTGGAGGACCGCTGCAAACACGGTGACCACTTTGCCGATTTCATGCGCGAAAACATCATCAACGGCACCTCCGGCGTACTCGCCCTGCGCGAAATCATCGTCGCCATTGGCGGCTTTGATCAGAGCCTGCGCTTCGCCGAGGATCGTCTGCTGTGGACGCGCATCGCGGAAATCAGCGAGATCCACAGCGTGCCGCAGATCCTGCACTGGCGCGCGGTCAACGCCGCCAACATCACCGCGCAACCGCACAAGTATTACCCGCACAAGCTGCGCTTCATTCAGCTGTACCTGGCACGCTACGGCACCCGGCTGAACAAGCAGCAGCGGATCTATTTCGTCCTCGCCAATCACGCGGAGTTTCTCAATGCGTTTTCCCGGCGCGGCGATCACCCACGGGTCATCGAGGTGTTCCGGCAGATGCTCGGGCATTCGTGGCAGACGCTGTTTTTCTCCCAGGGCAAACCGACCCTGCGCTACCTCTACGCCTGCTTGAAAAGCCTGGGCAACAGCCGCTGA